The following DNA comes from Brassica oleracea var. oleracea cultivar TO1000 chromosome C5, BOL, whole genome shotgun sequence.
TATTCTTTACATCTCAGGAGACATGAATACTTATATGACCCGTCTCATCAACCAATTAGGTGTGGTCTGCTACAACACGCTCTTATGCGTACGAGATAGCCTTACTGCCTTTCCTACTACCGGAGGACGTCCATTCATCACCAGAGATTTTTCATTCGTCAGCAGCGTGTGGTCCTGGTTTGAGTTATCTCATGGAAGACCGCCTTTCTTCAACCGGTTTTCTGATAAGCCGAGTGTTCCCTTGGCGTTCTTAAAGAAGAAGAAAAGGTCACCAAGGCAAAGGAAGGTGCTCGTGGATCCTGTTAAAAGTGAAGACCGCCTTTCTTCAACCTGTTTTCTAATAGGCTGAGAGTTTCCTTGGTCACCAACGCAAAGAATGGTACTCGTGGATCCTGTTAAAAGTGGCTAAAGGAAGATCTATAGAAGAAAAAGCAAATACTCTGGCTTGAGGGAGAAGATTACTAAATAAGTTGGTGTTGTAAAACGTTGTCTTTTACTTATCTGAACTTTATGCCTTGGTTTGTATTTAAAACCTATCCCTACATTGGATCAGGTATCAAAACAATGTTAATATCATTTGCTTAGCTATCCTTCTTATCTTTTCCAATCCTCTTCTCCAAGCTTACTTCATGTATGTCTATGTATTTTAAATGTTCTAATATGCCTACCGTGCGAGCATGTATTTTAATATTCTACTAGATGAGTTTGTAATTCCCAACTTTACAGTTTGCAATAATACAATGTTTATAAAGTCCAAACTCATCTACGAATGTGGACAATGAATATAAAGC
Coding sequences within:
- the LOC106293444 gene encoding uncharacterized protein LOC106293444 isoform X1; translated protein: MTPYNFVDLADAPTAVFWDTNCCPVPADLHFIHVLRNIKRCLYESSYNGVVCYNTLLCVRDSLTAFPTTGGRPFITRDFSFVSSVWSWFELSHGRPPFFNRFSDKPSVPLAFLKKKKRSPRQRKVLVDPVKSEDRLSSTCFLIG
- the LOC106293444 gene encoding uncharacterized protein LOC106293444 isoform X2, which produces MTPYNFVDAPTAVFWDTNCCPVPADLHFIHVLRNIKRCLYESSYNGVVCYNTLLCVRDSLTAFPTTGGRPFITRDFSFVSSVWSWFELSHGRPPFFNRFSDKPSVPLAFLKKKKRSPRQRKVLVDPVKSEDRLSSTCFLIG